From Ptychodera flava strain L36383 chromosome 9, AS_Pfla_20210202, whole genome shotgun sequence:
GCATCATGCTGTCATCTTTACCCTGTGTCTCACCTATTTTATCCATGTCTCTACCAGGTGATGTATCTTCAGGGTCATCATGGTCTTCACCCACCTTACTTAGTTTCTCTGCTTCACtcttttctttctgtttaaATATCTGTTCGTTTGTGACTTTGTTTTCCACGTCGTCATGTTTCTCTGGTTTGCTGTCATCTGTGATGGTGCTGTCATCTCTTTCTGTTGTGtttgtttccctttctgtctcCATGGCTGTTTCAGTTGAAACATTGTGATCTGGTACATCTACTGCGTCATTGTTCTTGTCATTCACTACAAGTGGTTTCCCTTCATTTCCATTTTCTTGGCCTTCATCAACCTCTCTCTGTCGACCCCATGTATCAGATACGTTTTCCTTTCCTATGGTTGCATCCCTCGTGATGACAATTTCCTTTGGCTCATTTATTCTGTCAGTCTCCTTCGGTTCAAGTTGATCAATTGTCACTTTGTTGTCATTGGCAAGCTCGTCATCAGTTTTAGTTACTTTGTCTTCAGCTGACTCTTCTGACTTGTCCAAATCTTTCCTGTCGTCATCGAAATgatcattttctcttctgtgAACGTCGTCGTCCCTTCCACCTTCACTTGGTTTAGTCTGCCGTTTAACTTCCGCTCGGCTATCTTTTGCACGTTCTTCTACAACGCGCCGGGTAGGCATAGCTACATCCCTTTCTGCAAATGCATTTTCCCTTCCACGTGGACAGAGACCTTgacaacaaaatatacaaacatcAATGAACTTGGTCATGCATAACATTATAGATAAATGCTTTTTCaactaaaataaaatttctacccggtacaaaaacttgaaagaggTTACCATGGGGACTCAGTGTAAACCAAAAATGATAATCTTTTGACCACAATGTAAGAGAAACAGAGAAAGGTTAACACGTGGCTATAGACAACCTTTCTGATATCTATTCAGTACGGGAGCTAAATTCTGAGAAATCAAATCATCTTCACTCACCTGATGATGAAGTATCTAATTCGTAGTCTGTGTGAAACTGTCCAGGCTTTAAATTTAATGTTGTTGCTGTTGCAACGATGTCAGTTTGAGAATTGTCTGCTTTATTGCTGTTTAGTAGCTTGACCTGCTCTTCTGGTTTATTTCTACCTAAAATGGACAAGTTCACCATGAAATACACAAATACGAGGGAACTGCAGCTTGAATGCACATCAAATCACACAGGAAAATGGGAAACTTTGTAATCATTGTAACGTGGTGAGGACATACGACGTGTGGCACAGTGTAATCTGAAGGGTTGCTATCCTAAAATCATCGAGGGATGGGCTTGTTGTGGGGCGTTAACTAAACGTGAAAATATCATAGTAAAGGACCGTATCAAGCAATGGCATGGTGTAGAGAGCTCGGCCAGTGGTTTACGATGATGCTCTGCCAAAATTGCAACGCATGATTCCAGAGAAGTGCGTACGTAAATTTTGCTTTTAAGACAACGTAAAAAATGATTCTGCACATTTTCATCGTAACAATACCGTGACATAGTATTTCAATCTAATACAACTCAAAATAGGTTGCCCCATGAATCGacctaaaaataaataatgtgaATTGTCTCGACTATTACCTTTGACAACACCGATGTTCATCTTTGAACAGTCAGGATTTTCTGTAAAACCCAGATCACTGTCAACGTCACCACAAAGTACATCGGTCAGATCATCATGGTGCTCCTGTTCATCTTTCATCTGTTTTAGTGCCCTTAGGATGTCCAAAGCTGCTCCGAAGGCCAAGAGATGATTTAGATCCGAGTGGATGCTTTCTGTACTGACGATTTCATCTTGCAAGAGCTCCACCTTGGCGTTTATTTGTTTACACTTTTGATTGTAGATATCATCAACTTCACTGTGCAGTCTCTTTACTTGATTCTCAATGGCATCAATTAACTTTGAAcgcaatgtttttattttgaagtcTGCAGTTGACCTGTTTGCATCCAAGTCTTTTCGAATGTCATTCATTCTGTTCTTTCTTAGCTTTAAATTGCTAACTTTCTGAGCGATTTTCTCAGAGTGAGCTTTCATTTCTGGCATATACTTCTCCAGTGCCAACCCCAGTGATATAATTGTATGACCTGTTGTAGCATGTTCAACAACTGTACATTTATAACACGTTGGGACCTGGCAAGTGTCACAGAAAAATTCTAGTCTATCACTGGGATGAGAATCACAGAACCCTGGTTCAATATCTTGAAAGTGTTGGGTTGACATGTTTTGGTATTTGCACACAATTCACAAACGTAACAGCCCCGTCACTTCTGTCGGGATGACGAATAACGCCCTCAAGGTAATTTACAAACCGAATTCTATACGTTCTCCTCCAAAGGGCAAAGACCAAGTCCTCTTACATGTTGGACATACCAGCGGACTATTGTTTGTTTTGCCCCTTTCTGGGAGACAAAGTTCATAACATGCGTGACAACAGGGCGGTGTTTCGGTTGACTAGAGATGTTCCATACAAAGTGCACACAGCATCAGCAGCTCGTCATTAATGCCAATCTACTGCTGCTTCCAATGAAGTCGTGACTATGTTGGACCAAAGGAGTTTACTGAAAGTATTAAAAACATATCAATTGTGGTCATGTTAACACTTACAAAGTATCATGCATATATCTATGCATTTTACAGTTTTCGTTTTGaatgtattgatattattcttGTTTCCTGGTACCGATCGGTCCCTGAAGTAAAACTGACACACCAAGATCCCACGATGGTCTTATTATACCCACATCATGTGCTACC
This genomic window contains:
- the LOC139141219 gene encoding enolase-phosphatase E1-like, yielding MSTQHFQDIEPGFCDSHPSDRLEFFCDTCQVPTCYKCTVVEHATTGHTIISLGLALEKYMPEMKAHSEKIAQKVSNLKLRKNRMNDIRKDLDANRSTADFKIKTLRSKLIDAIENQVKRLHSEVDDIYNQKCKQINAKVELLQDEIVSTESIHSDLNHLLAFGAALDILRALKQMKDEQEHHDDLTDVLCGDVDSDLGFTENPDCSKMNIGVVKGRNKPEEQVKLLNSNKADNSQTDIVATATTLNLKPGQFHTDYELDTSSSGLCPRGRENAFAERDVAMPTRRVVEERAKDSRAEVKRQTKPSEGGRDDDVHRRENDHFDDDRKDLDKSEESAEDKVTKTDDELANDNKVTIDQLEPKETDRINEPKEIVITRDATIGKENVSDTWGRQREVDEGQENGNEGKPLVVNDKNNDAVDVPDHNVSTETAMETERETNTTERDDSTITDDSKPEKHDDVENKVTNEQIFKQKEKSEAEKLSKVGEDHDDPEDTSPGRDMDKIGETQGKDDSMMPSDSQPEKPNDVESEIGGITTENSSAHIGDEDLQLKNAQNGENQDTSRSPAEDELGGSICSNDSNLEKQDDVENKARDEHAFEEKEKSDAEKLLKVGEDHDDPEDTSPSRDMDKIGETQGKDDSTMPSDSQREKPNDVEGGIEGITTDNSGAHIGEECLQVTSAQKREDRGTSRSRPEDDLPVGSKVDIDAESEQVDEGTDICFKADDREEQGDKRDKKDKSEQPYGNDTENVKYSSKATDETRGVGSENDKTYHRNKSYNEHIDPFGQQHCDNKHSCHQSTDVTATAPNIQHGNFYKQGQESDALSTSGTDSYDSTKDASSSGTNVWKRLWREAKVRDDNIGVIFSREL